One Cetobacterium somerae ATCC BAA-474 DNA window includes the following coding sequences:
- a CDS encoding sugar O-acetyltransferase: protein MTEREKMLAGLLYDCGDSELLAQWHKAKDLIRSYNQIDSSNLEEKNAILTELLGGKGKNLWITAPFFVDYGNNIYFGNNCEVNMNCTFLDDNKIIIGDNILIAPNVQIYTAFHPLNAIDRFGEIKEDGTFEFCKTQTAPVTIGDNVWIGGGVIILPGVTIGNNVVIGAGSVVTKDIPSNFLAFGNPCKVIKSLSK, encoded by the coding sequence ATGACGGAAAGAGAGAAAATGTTAGCTGGTTTGTTATATGATTGTGGAGATAGTGAACTATTAGCTCAATGGCATAAAGCTAAAGATTTAATAAGATCTTACAATCAAATAGACTCTAGTAATTTAGAAGAAAAAAATGCAATATTGACAGAATTATTAGGAGGTAAGGGAAAAAACCTTTGGATTACAGCGCCTTTTTTTGTAGACTATGGAAATAATATTTATTTTGGAAATAATTGTGAAGTAAATATGAATTGCACCTTTTTAGATGATAATAAAATTATAATTGGAGATAATATTTTAATTGCTCCCAATGTTCAAATATATACAGCATTCCATCCCTTAAATGCCATTGATAGGTTTGGAGAAATAAAAGAAGATGGAACATTTGAATTTTGTAAAACTCAAACAGCACCAGTAACAATAGGAGATAATGTTTGGATAGGTGGAGGTGTTATAATTCTACCTGGAGTCACAATTGGAAATAATGTTGTTATAGGAGCTGGAAGTGTTGTAACAAAAGATATTCCTTCCAATTTTCTTGCTTTTGGAAATCCCTGTAAAGTTATTAAAAGTTTAAGCAAATAA